In a genomic window of Hemitrygon akajei unplaced genomic scaffold, sHemAka1.3 Scf000092, whole genome shotgun sequence:
- the LOC140722876 gene encoding LOW QUALITY PROTEIN: uncharacterized protein (The sequence of the model RefSeq protein was modified relative to this genomic sequence to represent the inferred CDS: substituted 1 base at 1 genomic stop codon) yields the protein MKCAGVRLRPPLSFTHARSTLKPLKMAVAGFTLSSDLMAHQRVHTRERPFTCSVCEETFTRSSTLLSHQRVHTGVKPFTCSVCGKGFSQSSNLQSHQRVHTGEKPFTCSVCGKGFSKLSNLQSHQRVHTGEKPFTCSVCGKGFTLSSTLLRHQRVHTEEKPFSCSVCGKTFTQLSHLQSHQRVHTGEKPFICSECGKRFTDSSALQRHQRIHTGEKPFTCSVCGKRFTDSSTLQRHQRVHTGEKPFTCSECGRRYTDSSTLQSHQRVHTGERPFTCSVCGKGFTWSSDLRSHHRVHTGEKPFTCSVCGKRFTQLSNLQSHQRVHTGEKLFTCSECGKSFALLSHLQRHQRIHTGEKPFTCSECGKRFTDSSTLQRHQRTHTGEKPFTCSECGKRFTDSSTLQRHQRVHTGEKPVTCSECGKGFTQSSDLQKHHPVHTGEKPFTCSVCGKGFTQSFTLQSHQRVHTGEKPFTCSVCWKGFTHSSTLQSHQRVHTGEKPFTCSECGKRFTHSYNLQRHQRVHTGERPFTCSECGKGFTQSSHLQSHQRVHIGEKPFICSVCGKGFTQSFTLQRHQRVHTGEKPFTCSECGKRFTQSSHLQSHQRVHTGEKPFTCXECGKGFTQSSHLLAHLSVRNGEWLLL from the exons atgaaatgcgcaggcgtcaggctgaggCCGCCCCTGAgtttcacgcatgcgcgcagtacactgAAGCCTTTGAAAATGGCGGTTGCAG gattcactctgtcatctgacctaatggctcaccagcgagttcacaccagggagcggccgttcacctgctcagtctgtgaggagacattcactcggtcatccaccctcctgagccatcagcgagttcacactggggtgaagccgttcacctgctcagtctgtgggaagggattcagtcagtcatccaacctacagagtcatcagcgagttcacactggggagaagccgttcacctgctcagtctgtgggaagggattcagtaagttatccaacctacagagtcaccagcgagttcacactggggagaagccgttcacctgctcagtctgtgggaagggattcactctgtcatccaccctactg agacatcagcgagttcacactgaggagaagccattctcctgctcagtctgtgggaagacattcactcagttatcccacctacagagtcaccagcgagttcacactggggagaaaccgttcatctgctcagaatgtgggaagagattcactgactcttccgctctacagagacaccagcgaattcacactggggagaagccgttcacctgctcagtctgtgggaagagattcactgactcttccaccctacagagacatcagcgagttcacactggggagaagccgttcacctgctcagaatgtgggaggagatacactgactcttccaccctgcagagtcatcagcgagttcacactggggagaggccgttcacctgctcagtgtgtgggaaaggattcacttggtcatccgaCTTACGGAGTCatcaccgagttcacactggggagaagccgttcacctgctcagtctgtgggaagagattcactcagttatcaaacctacagagtcaccagcgagttcacactggggagaaactgttcacctgctcagaatgtgggaagagtttcGCTCtgttatcccacctacagagacaccagcgaattcacactggggagaagccgttcacctgttcagaatgtgggaagagattcactgactcttccaccctacagagacaccagcgaactcacactggggagaagccattcacctgctcagaatgtgggaagagattcactgactcttccaccctacagagacatcagcgagttcacactggggagaagccagtcacctgctcagaatgtgggaaaggattcactcagtcatctgacctgcagaaacaccatccagtacacactggggagaagccgttcacctgctcagtctgtgggaagggattcactcagtcattcacCCTACAGagccaccagcgagttcacactggggagaagccgttcacctgctcagtctgttggaagggattcactcactcatccaccctacagagtcaccagcgagttcacactggggagaagccgttcacctgctcagagtgtgggaagagattcactcactcttacaacctacagagacaccagcgagttcacactggggagaggccattcacctgctcagaatgtgggaagggattcactcagtcatctcacctacagagtcatcagcgagttcacattggggagaagccgttcatttgctcagtctgtgggaagggattcactcagtcattcaccctacagagacatcagcgagttcacactggggagaagccgttcacctgctcagaatgtgggaagagattcactcagtcatcccacctacagagtcatcagcgagttcacactggggagaagccgttcacctgctgagaatgtgggaagggattcactcagtcatcacacctactggcacacctgtCAGTTCGCAATGGGGAGTGGctattgttatga